One Bombus vancouverensis nearcticus chromosome 7, iyBomVanc1_principal, whole genome shotgun sequence DNA window includes the following coding sequences:
- the Sil1 gene encoding sil1 nucleotide exchange factor, which translates to MRMQSNTIILTCLLLLPVVFGNLEKNETTFVPTREWQTVKKGTPIPAGLHVRHNFESGVTEAKLIDDNNVKEEDSNKSSNSTNTNSVMLHPENTILEEKDHVPAEKSDLFNYSIEELKDRLKKMKQDGEDFPEIDIEHSKKIRQKFRDYEALKKEFKSFEINITVSDSDLLSSYIKKFQAYKNKVTMGILTTAEIERILDILYNLEYLLHHIDNAKVFADMEGMNKIISPCLNGTNNEIKIEALRLLGAAVQSNPKVQLKALENDLVQKLLHILSTSSKSDLKSRCLFALGALIRQFPIAQKVWVDHGGVEIFGQILVDGQLQVQMKVMKLINDLIVERQHIEYITDVAQQELRVKAYSAADIERKLLKYSYCDRLSNLMITSFKIDLSDLLRTNYEFLKTISDSMITAAPICIDKWRKHKDEFLPIIQHILDLHHDLNILIGMLQTLETTHDEL; encoded by the exons ATGAGAATGCAATCCAATACGATTATTCTAACTTGTTTACTTTTGTTACCGGTAGTTTTCGGAAACCTTGAAAAAAATGAAACCACATTTGTACCAACTCGAGAATGGCAAACTGTAAAAAAAG GTACACCTATACCTGCAGGATTACATGTACGACACAATTTTGAAAGTGGAGTAACAGAAGCTAAACTAATTGACGATAACAATGTAAAAGAAGAGGATTCGAACAAAAGTTCGAACAGTACGAATACAAATTCTGTAATGTTGCATCCTGAGAACACAATCCTTGAAGAAAAAGATCATGTACCAGCAGAAAAGTCTGATTTGTTTAATTACTCGATCGAAGAATTGAAAGATAGAttgaaaaaaatgaaacaagaCGGTGAAGATTTTCCAGAAATAGAT ATCGAACACTCaaaaaaaataaggcaaaaatTTAGAGACTATGAAGCTTTGAAGAAAGAATTTAAAtcgtttgaaataaatattactgTTAGCGATTCGGACTTGTTAAGTAGCTACATTAAAAAGTTTCAAGCTTATAAAAATAAAGTCACTATGGGAATTTTAACGACTGCAGAAATAGAAAGaattttagatattttgtacaatttaGAATACTTGCTTCATCACATTGATAATGCCAAAGTTTTTGCTGATATGGAAGG TATGAATAAAATCATATCTCCGTGCCTCAATGGAACAAACAACGAAATAAAGATCGAAGCTTTGAGACTTCTGGGTGCAGCTGTCCAATCTAATCCTAAAGTGCAATTAAAAGCACTGGAAAATGATCTTGTTCAAAAACTTTTACATATATTGTCTACAAGTAGTAAATCAGACTTGAAGTCAAGATGTCTCTTTGCTTTGGGTGCTCTGATAAGGCAGTTTCCAATAGCACAAAAAGTGTGGGTCGATCATGGAGGAGTAGAAATATTTGGACAAATTTTAGTCGATGGCCAATTACAAGTACAGATGAAAGTTatgaaattaatcaatgatttAATTGTAGAGAGACAGCATATAGAATATATCACCGACGTTGCACAACAAGAACTAAGAGTAAAAGCATATTCTGCTGCTGATATTgagagaaaattattaaaatattcatattgCGATCGCTTAAGCAATTTAATGATAACAAGCTTCAAAATTGATCTTAGTGATTTGTTGAGAACTAATTATGAATTTCTTAAAACTATTTCTGATAGCATGATCACTGCTGCTCCCATCTGTATCGACAAGTGGAGAAAACATAAAGACGAATTTCTTCCCATTATACAGCACATACTGGATCTGCATCATGACTTAAATATACTAATAGGCATGCTTCAAACACTCGAAACTACCCACGATGAGTTATAG
- the Zip99C gene encoding zinc transporter Zip99C isoform X3, with amino-acid sequence MVSRQFRRHFADSANTLKILLSFAVGGLLGDVFLHLLPETWASSSLNKAADDRHPSMTCGLWVLGGFLVFVIVEKLFAFEQEAEIEDTSVNNAELCEKTSTEAEKEMENNNCINLIGSNPKNGFSKRLPNEFSKAINELRPFLEKKNGYSELPNNFKDNHKNGFVSNGMKPVLMCNELSNTLKGLPLNEVKDCLKKFAKNANGFSTELSKGYLKKDKAGKASSDEQIVAKQKSKHITGYLNLIANIIDNFTHGLAVGGSFLVSFRLGALTTFAILIHEIPHEVGDFAILLRSGFNRWDAARAQLLTASGGIFGAMSAIIFSGGEVGAKTNWILPFTAGGFLHISMVTILPELLKETTNPKESLKQIVALLFGITIMAFLTILFD; translated from the exons ATGGTCTCCAGGCAATTTCGACGCCATTTCGCAG ATAGCGCTAATACATTGAAAATATTGCTGAGCTTCGCAGTCGGTGGCCTTCTGGGCGACGTCTTCCTGCATCTGCTACCGGAAACATGGGCGAGCAGTTCTTTGAACAAAG CAGCGGATGATAGACATCCGTCGATGACGTGCGGTCTATGGGTACTAGGAGGCTTCTTGGTATTCGTCATAGTGGAGAAACTGTTTGCTTTCGAGCAAGAAGCTGAAATCGAGGATACGTCCGTAAATAACGCAGAACTGTGCGAAAAAACTAGCACTGAAGCTGAAAAGGAGATGGAAAATAACAACTGTATTAATTTGATCGGAAGCAATCCGAAGAACGGTTTTTCAAAGCGACTTCCCAATGAATTTTCGAAAGCCATTAACGAG TTGCGGCCctttttagaaaagaaaaacggATACTCCGAACTGCCGAATAATTTCAAAGATAACCATAAGAACGGCTTCGTTAGCAACGGCATGAAGCCAGTATTAATGTGCAACGAGTTGTCGAATACCCTAAAAGGTTTGCCGTTGAACGAGGTAAAAGATTGTTTAAAGAAATTTGCGAAGAACGCTAATGGTTTTTCAACCGAGTTGTCGAAaggttatttaaaaaaagacaaagcGGGCAAAGCTTCTAGCGATGAACAGATTGTTGCGAAACAAAAGTCCAAGCATATAACTGGCTATCTTAACCTGATAGCCAATATCATAGATAACTTTACTCATGGATTGGCTGTAGGCGGCTCTTTCCTCGTATCCTTCCGTTTAGGTGCTCTCACCACGTTTGCTATTCTCATACACGAGATTCCGCACGAGGTCGGAGATTTCGCAATTTTATTACGCAGTGGATTCAACAGATGGGATGCTGCGCGGGCGCAGCTTCTCACAGCTAGCGGTGGCATTTTTGGAGCCATGTCTGCAATAATTTTCTCTGGCGGTGAAGTAG gagcgaaaacaaattggataTTGCCCTTCACCGCGGGTGGCTTTCTTCATATCAGCATGGTCACCATTTTGCCCGAACTGCTTAAGGAAACTACTAATCCTAAAGAATCTTTGAAACAAATAGTCGCGTTGCTCTTTGGTATTACCATTATGGCATTTTTAACGATTCTTTTCGATTAA
- the Zip99C gene encoding zinc transporter Zip99C isoform X1, with the protein MATDMCMQQNCTYSIGFLYEMITEEMWTPWKAMVEYFDYTPWLFALLGSTLIGLTGIFPLFIIPIEEGANLRTGDSANTLKILLSFAVGGLLGDVFLHLLPETWASSSLNKAADDRHPSMTCGLWVLGGFLVFVIVEKLFAFEQEAEIEDTSVNNAELCEKTSTEAEKEMENNNCINLIGSNPKNGFSKRLPNEFSKAINELRPFLEKKNGYSELPNNFKDNHKNGFVSNGMKPVLMCNELSNTLKGLPLNEVKDCLKKFAKNANGFSTELSKGYLKKDKAGKASSDEQIVAKQKSKHITGYLNLIANIIDNFTHGLAVGGSFLVSFRLGALTTFAILIHEIPHEVGDFAILLRSGFNRWDAARAQLLTASGGIFGAMSAIIFSGGEVGAKTNWILPFTAGGFLHISMVTILPELLKETTNPKESLKQIVALLFGITIMAFLTILFD; encoded by the exons ATGGCGACAGACATGTGTATGCAACAGAACTGTACCTATTCTATCGGATTTTTGTATGAAATGATCACAGAAGAGATGTGGACGCCATGGAAGGCGATGGTGGAATATTTCGATTACACACCATGGCTGTTTGCTTTGCTTGGAAGTACCCTGATTGGACTGACTGGTATTTTCCCCCTATTTATCATCCCCATTGAAGAAGGTGCCAACCTAAGGACCGGAG ATAGCGCTAATACATTGAAAATATTGCTGAGCTTCGCAGTCGGTGGCCTTCTGGGCGACGTCTTCCTGCATCTGCTACCGGAAACATGGGCGAGCAGTTCTTTGAACAAAG CAGCGGATGATAGACATCCGTCGATGACGTGCGGTCTATGGGTACTAGGAGGCTTCTTGGTATTCGTCATAGTGGAGAAACTGTTTGCTTTCGAGCAAGAAGCTGAAATCGAGGATACGTCCGTAAATAACGCAGAACTGTGCGAAAAAACTAGCACTGAAGCTGAAAAGGAGATGGAAAATAACAACTGTATTAATTTGATCGGAAGCAATCCGAAGAACGGTTTTTCAAAGCGACTTCCCAATGAATTTTCGAAAGCCATTAACGAG TTGCGGCCctttttagaaaagaaaaacggATACTCCGAACTGCCGAATAATTTCAAAGATAACCATAAGAACGGCTTCGTTAGCAACGGCATGAAGCCAGTATTAATGTGCAACGAGTTGTCGAATACCCTAAAAGGTTTGCCGTTGAACGAGGTAAAAGATTGTTTAAAGAAATTTGCGAAGAACGCTAATGGTTTTTCAACCGAGTTGTCGAAaggttatttaaaaaaagacaaagcGGGCAAAGCTTCTAGCGATGAACAGATTGTTGCGAAACAAAAGTCCAAGCATATAACTGGCTATCTTAACCTGATAGCCAATATCATAGATAACTTTACTCATGGATTGGCTGTAGGCGGCTCTTTCCTCGTATCCTTCCGTTTAGGTGCTCTCACCACGTTTGCTATTCTCATACACGAGATTCCGCACGAGGTCGGAGATTTCGCAATTTTATTACGCAGTGGATTCAACAGATGGGATGCTGCGCGGGCGCAGCTTCTCACAGCTAGCGGTGGCATTTTTGGAGCCATGTCTGCAATAATTTTCTCTGGCGGTGAAGTAG gagcgaaaacaaattggataTTGCCCTTCACCGCGGGTGGCTTTCTTCATATCAGCATGGTCACCATTTTGCCCGAACTGCTTAAGGAAACTACTAATCCTAAAGAATCTTTGAAACAAATAGTCGCGTTGCTCTTTGGTATTACCATTATGGCATTTTTAACGATTCTTTTCGATTAA
- the LOC117156246 gene encoding nucleoplasmin-like protein isoform X1, translating into MAEEYLYGITLEGLNSSEVWDPEHKNDDSDGTNQHFGADQKLIIKMALLGPEAKPGELNVLQVEAMGLKGPIKTPIALLEMGKTAQIILDLSFPDPPVTFTLVKGSGPVHIVGHNLLGTHMEEFDDMDDEMEEENIDDDDDDKEPEDEEDDEDEPKKKNAKLSTGAKYKNQANKNKKK; encoded by the exons ATGGCAGAAGAGTATCTTTATG GAATTACCCTCGAAGGACTGAATTCTAGCGAGGTATGGGATCCAGAGCATAAAAACGACGACTCAGACGGAACAAACCAACATTTCGGTGCCGATCAAAAGCTGATCATAAAAATG gCTCTTCTAGGCCCAGAGGCTAAACCTGGTGAACTTAATGTATTACAAGTTGAAGCAATGGGCTTAAAAGGACCCATCAAAACACCGATTGCTCTACTGGAGATGGGAAAAACTGCACAGATTATTCTGGATCTCAGTTTTCCTGACCCTCCAGTCACATTTACTTTGGTTAAAGGAAGTGGTCCTGTTCACATAGTAGGACATAATCTACTTG GTACACACATGGAGGAGTTTGATGATATGGATGATGAAATGGAAGAAGAGAACatcgatgatgatgatgatgataag GAGCCAGAAGATGAGGAAGACGATGAAGATGAACCCAAGAAGAAGAATGCCAAATTATCAACTGGAGCCAAATACAAAAATCAAGCTaataagaacaagaaaaaataa
- the LOC117156262 gene encoding uncharacterized protein LOC117156262 isoform X1, producing the protein MQNISCKNGLNRSTDAKIFHSSRQCQVASEKLTSLYEQVADLKETVVSLENIIQLKDVQLQNMQRDNGRLSAELKKQQRYVRNLKQQLDDERFLYQREKDFFDSEMQRQKVRCGASKLSQRRKELEVVRECLEDENKSLREELNEKVETTYNLCIKFLRMKYAKDSLREKFDQLLKEHLGVMSDMMEKLDEAREELNIIVSEKFQDPLPLSKAKFLQVVQRNARLVHENATLRVQIQQLTLNIERLNNCMQKTKSVNVDAKIIAKLATQNKIRRSKEFTKWLPFHLYEKEVDKTLSLTKSSNTENPVDYSGDAKLASKFRSDSIKKYAAAAVQEIQTEETRKLRTERARSAPEIRLSKAQPSSSANIWA; encoded by the exons ATGCAGAATATTAGTTGTAAAAACGGCTTGAACAGGAGTACAGACGCGAAGATTTTTCACTCAAGTAGACAATGTCAAGTAGCCAGCGAGAAATTAACAAGTTTATATGAACAA GTGGCAGACCTGAAGGAAACAGTTGTATCATTAGAAAACATAATACAATTAAAGGATGTTCAGTTGCAAAATATGCAAAGAGATAATGGTCGACTATCGGCTGAATTGAAGAAACAACAAAGATACGTGAGGAACCTGAAAC AGCAGTTGGACGATGAAAGATTCCTCTATCAGAGAGAAAAGGATTTCTTTGACAGTGAAATGCAACGACAAAAAGTACGATGTGGTGCCTCGAAATTATCTCAACGAAGAAAAGAATTAGAAGTAGTACGAGAATGTTTGGAAGATGAGAATAAATCGCTGCGAGAAGAATTAAACGAAAAAGTGGAGACAACGTACAATTTGTGTATAAAGtttttgcgaatgaaatatgCTAAGGATTCGTTGAGGGAGAAATTTGATCAATTATTGAAGGAGCATCTAGGAGTAATGTCGGATATGATGGAGAAATTAGACGAAGCAAGAGAAGAACTCAATATAATCGTCTCCGAAAAATTTCAAGACCCTTTACCTTTGAGCAAAGCAAAATTTTTGCAG GTGGTGCAACGAAACGCTCGACTAGTTCACGAAAATGCGACGCTCAGAGTGCAAATACAGCAATTGACGTTAAACATCGAAAGATTAAATAACTGTATGCAAAAGACGAAGTCAGTGAACGTAGACGCAAAAATTATTGCCAAACTAGCaacgcaaaataaaataagacgtAGCAAAGAATTTACAAAATGGCTACCGTTTCA TTTATATGAAAAGGAAGTCGACAAAACTTTGTCTCTTACTAAGTCGTCGAATACCGAAAATCCCGTTGATTACTCTGGAGATGCGAAATTAGCGTCGAAATTTCGATCGGATAGTATAAAAAAGTACGCGGCTGCTGCGGTACAAGAAATTCAAACTGAAGAAACACGGAAATTGCGAACGGAACGTGCGCGCAGCGCACCAGAAATTCGACTATCGAAAGCACAACCAAGCTCGTCGGCGAATATTTGGGCATAG
- the LOC117156262 gene encoding uncharacterized protein LOC117156262 isoform X2 encodes MQNISCKNGLNRSTDAKIFHSSRQCQVASEKLTSLYEQVADLKETVVSLENIIQLKDVQLQNMQRDNGRLSAELKKQQRYLDDERFLYQREKDFFDSEMQRQKVRCGASKLSQRRKELEVVRECLEDENKSLREELNEKVETTYNLCIKFLRMKYAKDSLREKFDQLLKEHLGVMSDMMEKLDEAREELNIIVSEKFQDPLPLSKAKFLQVVQRNARLVHENATLRVQIQQLTLNIERLNNCMQKTKSVNVDAKIIAKLATQNKIRRSKEFTKWLPFHLYEKEVDKTLSLTKSSNTENPVDYSGDAKLASKFRSDSIKKYAAAAVQEIQTEETRKLRTERARSAPEIRLSKAQPSSSANIWA; translated from the exons ATGCAGAATATTAGTTGTAAAAACGGCTTGAACAGGAGTACAGACGCGAAGATTTTTCACTCAAGTAGACAATGTCAAGTAGCCAGCGAGAAATTAACAAGTTTATATGAACAA GTGGCAGACCTGAAGGAAACAGTTGTATCATTAGAAAACATAATACAATTAAAGGATGTTCAGTTGCAAAATATGCAAAGAGATAATGGTCGACTATCGGCTGAATTGAAGAAACAACAAAGATAC TTGGACGATGAAAGATTCCTCTATCAGAGAGAAAAGGATTTCTTTGACAGTGAAATGCAACGACAAAAAGTACGATGTGGTGCCTCGAAATTATCTCAACGAAGAAAAGAATTAGAAGTAGTACGAGAATGTTTGGAAGATGAGAATAAATCGCTGCGAGAAGAATTAAACGAAAAAGTGGAGACAACGTACAATTTGTGTATAAAGtttttgcgaatgaaatatgCTAAGGATTCGTTGAGGGAGAAATTTGATCAATTATTGAAGGAGCATCTAGGAGTAATGTCGGATATGATGGAGAAATTAGACGAAGCAAGAGAAGAACTCAATATAATCGTCTCCGAAAAATTTCAAGACCCTTTACCTTTGAGCAAAGCAAAATTTTTGCAG GTGGTGCAACGAAACGCTCGACTAGTTCACGAAAATGCGACGCTCAGAGTGCAAATACAGCAATTGACGTTAAACATCGAAAGATTAAATAACTGTATGCAAAAGACGAAGTCAGTGAACGTAGACGCAAAAATTATTGCCAAACTAGCaacgcaaaataaaataagacgtAGCAAAGAATTTACAAAATGGCTACCGTTTCA TTTATATGAAAAGGAAGTCGACAAAACTTTGTCTCTTACTAAGTCGTCGAATACCGAAAATCCCGTTGATTACTCTGGAGATGCGAAATTAGCGTCGAAATTTCGATCGGATAGTATAAAAAAGTACGCGGCTGCTGCGGTACAAGAAATTCAAACTGAAGAAACACGGAAATTGCGAACGGAACGTGCGCGCAGCGCACCAGAAATTCGACTATCGAAAGCACAACCAAGCTCGTCGGCGAATATTTGGGCATAG
- the Zip99C gene encoding zinc transporter Zip99C isoform X2, with the protein MATDMCMQQNCTYSIGFLYEMITEEMWTPWKAMVEYFDYTPWLFALLGSTLIGLTGIFPLFIIPIEEGANLRTGDSANTLKILLSFAVGGLLGDVFLHLLPETWASSSLNKADDRHPSMTCGLWVLGGFLVFVIVEKLFAFEQEAEIEDTSVNNAELCEKTSTEAEKEMENNNCINLIGSNPKNGFSKRLPNEFSKAINELRPFLEKKNGYSELPNNFKDNHKNGFVSNGMKPVLMCNELSNTLKGLPLNEVKDCLKKFAKNANGFSTELSKGYLKKDKAGKASSDEQIVAKQKSKHITGYLNLIANIIDNFTHGLAVGGSFLVSFRLGALTTFAILIHEIPHEVGDFAILLRSGFNRWDAARAQLLTASGGIFGAMSAIIFSGGEVGAKTNWILPFTAGGFLHISMVTILPELLKETTNPKESLKQIVALLFGITIMAFLTILFD; encoded by the exons ATGGCGACAGACATGTGTATGCAACAGAACTGTACCTATTCTATCGGATTTTTGTATGAAATGATCACAGAAGAGATGTGGACGCCATGGAAGGCGATGGTGGAATATTTCGATTACACACCATGGCTGTTTGCTTTGCTTGGAAGTACCCTGATTGGACTGACTGGTATTTTCCCCCTATTTATCATCCCCATTGAAGAAGGTGCCAACCTAAGGACCGGAG ATAGCGCTAATACATTGAAAATATTGCTGAGCTTCGCAGTCGGTGGCCTTCTGGGCGACGTCTTCCTGCATCTGCTACCGGAAACATGGGCGAGCAGTTCTTTGAACAAAG CGGATGATAGACATCCGTCGATGACGTGCGGTCTATGGGTACTAGGAGGCTTCTTGGTATTCGTCATAGTGGAGAAACTGTTTGCTTTCGAGCAAGAAGCTGAAATCGAGGATACGTCCGTAAATAACGCAGAACTGTGCGAAAAAACTAGCACTGAAGCTGAAAAGGAGATGGAAAATAACAACTGTATTAATTTGATCGGAAGCAATCCGAAGAACGGTTTTTCAAAGCGACTTCCCAATGAATTTTCGAAAGCCATTAACGAG TTGCGGCCctttttagaaaagaaaaacggATACTCCGAACTGCCGAATAATTTCAAAGATAACCATAAGAACGGCTTCGTTAGCAACGGCATGAAGCCAGTATTAATGTGCAACGAGTTGTCGAATACCCTAAAAGGTTTGCCGTTGAACGAGGTAAAAGATTGTTTAAAGAAATTTGCGAAGAACGCTAATGGTTTTTCAACCGAGTTGTCGAAaggttatttaaaaaaagacaaagcGGGCAAAGCTTCTAGCGATGAACAGATTGTTGCGAAACAAAAGTCCAAGCATATAACTGGCTATCTTAACCTGATAGCCAATATCATAGATAACTTTACTCATGGATTGGCTGTAGGCGGCTCTTTCCTCGTATCCTTCCGTTTAGGTGCTCTCACCACGTTTGCTATTCTCATACACGAGATTCCGCACGAGGTCGGAGATTTCGCAATTTTATTACGCAGTGGATTCAACAGATGGGATGCTGCGCGGGCGCAGCTTCTCACAGCTAGCGGTGGCATTTTTGGAGCCATGTCTGCAATAATTTTCTCTGGCGGTGAAGTAG gagcgaaaacaaattggataTTGCCCTTCACCGCGGGTGGCTTTCTTCATATCAGCATGGTCACCATTTTGCCCGAACTGCTTAAGGAAACTACTAATCCTAAAGAATCTTTGAAACAAATAGTCGCGTTGCTCTTTGGTATTACCATTATGGCATTTTTAACGATTCTTTTCGATTAA
- the Zip99C gene encoding zinc transporter Zip99C isoform X4, whose product MVSRQFRRHFADSANTLKILLSFAVGGLLGDVFLHLLPETWASSSLNKADDRHPSMTCGLWVLGGFLVFVIVEKLFAFEQEAEIEDTSVNNAELCEKTSTEAEKEMENNNCINLIGSNPKNGFSKRLPNEFSKAINELRPFLEKKNGYSELPNNFKDNHKNGFVSNGMKPVLMCNELSNTLKGLPLNEVKDCLKKFAKNANGFSTELSKGYLKKDKAGKASSDEQIVAKQKSKHITGYLNLIANIIDNFTHGLAVGGSFLVSFRLGALTTFAILIHEIPHEVGDFAILLRSGFNRWDAARAQLLTASGGIFGAMSAIIFSGGEVGAKTNWILPFTAGGFLHISMVTILPELLKETTNPKESLKQIVALLFGITIMAFLTILFD is encoded by the exons ATGGTCTCCAGGCAATTTCGACGCCATTTCGCAG ATAGCGCTAATACATTGAAAATATTGCTGAGCTTCGCAGTCGGTGGCCTTCTGGGCGACGTCTTCCTGCATCTGCTACCGGAAACATGGGCGAGCAGTTCTTTGAACAAAG CGGATGATAGACATCCGTCGATGACGTGCGGTCTATGGGTACTAGGAGGCTTCTTGGTATTCGTCATAGTGGAGAAACTGTTTGCTTTCGAGCAAGAAGCTGAAATCGAGGATACGTCCGTAAATAACGCAGAACTGTGCGAAAAAACTAGCACTGAAGCTGAAAAGGAGATGGAAAATAACAACTGTATTAATTTGATCGGAAGCAATCCGAAGAACGGTTTTTCAAAGCGACTTCCCAATGAATTTTCGAAAGCCATTAACGAG TTGCGGCCctttttagaaaagaaaaacggATACTCCGAACTGCCGAATAATTTCAAAGATAACCATAAGAACGGCTTCGTTAGCAACGGCATGAAGCCAGTATTAATGTGCAACGAGTTGTCGAATACCCTAAAAGGTTTGCCGTTGAACGAGGTAAAAGATTGTTTAAAGAAATTTGCGAAGAACGCTAATGGTTTTTCAACCGAGTTGTCGAAaggttatttaaaaaaagacaaagcGGGCAAAGCTTCTAGCGATGAACAGATTGTTGCGAAACAAAAGTCCAAGCATATAACTGGCTATCTTAACCTGATAGCCAATATCATAGATAACTTTACTCATGGATTGGCTGTAGGCGGCTCTTTCCTCGTATCCTTCCGTTTAGGTGCTCTCACCACGTTTGCTATTCTCATACACGAGATTCCGCACGAGGTCGGAGATTTCGCAATTTTATTACGCAGTGGATTCAACAGATGGGATGCTGCGCGGGCGCAGCTTCTCACAGCTAGCGGTGGCATTTTTGGAGCCATGTCTGCAATAATTTTCTCTGGCGGTGAAGTAG gagcgaaaacaaattggataTTGCCCTTCACCGCGGGTGGCTTTCTTCATATCAGCATGGTCACCATTTTGCCCGAACTGCTTAAGGAAACTACTAATCCTAAAGAATCTTTGAAACAAATAGTCGCGTTGCTCTTTGGTATTACCATTATGGCATTTTTAACGATTCTTTTCGATTAA
- the LOC117156246 gene encoding nucleoplasmin-like protein isoform X2 yields MAEEYLYGITLEGLNSSEVWDPEHKNDDSDGTNQHFGADQKLIIKMALLGPEAKPGELNVLQVEAMGLKGPIKTPIALLEMGKTAQIILDLSFPDPPVTFTLVKGSGPVHIVGHNLLGTHMEEFDDMDDEMEEENIDDDDDDKAPQKKRKHSAEGKKNGTKRAKMDEAVDK; encoded by the exons ATGGCAGAAGAGTATCTTTATG GAATTACCCTCGAAGGACTGAATTCTAGCGAGGTATGGGATCCAGAGCATAAAAACGACGACTCAGACGGAACAAACCAACATTTCGGTGCCGATCAAAAGCTGATCATAAAAATG gCTCTTCTAGGCCCAGAGGCTAAACCTGGTGAACTTAATGTATTACAAGTTGAAGCAATGGGCTTAAAAGGACCCATCAAAACACCGATTGCTCTACTGGAGATGGGAAAAACTGCACAGATTATTCTGGATCTCAGTTTTCCTGACCCTCCAGTCACATTTACTTTGGTTAAAGGAAGTGGTCCTGTTCACATAGTAGGACATAATCTACTTG GTACACACATGGAGGAGTTTGATGATATGGATGATGAAATGGAAGAAGAGAACatcgatgatgatgatgatgataag GCAccgcaaaagaaaagaaagcatTCTGCAGAGGGTAAAAAAAATGGCACGAAGCGTGCCAAGATGGATGAAGCTGTAGACAAATAG